The following proteins are co-located in the Hemitrygon akajei unplaced genomic scaffold, sHemAka1.3 Scf000058, whole genome shotgun sequence genome:
- the LOC140721602 gene encoding uncharacterized protein isoform X1 yields the protein MNFQKALDKVPHRRLHNKLRPGGFTGKVKSDAKSHIHALEQIFVAKTYREQDQTIMLGKLLLIKVDIGNPNNFVHMEVFVPSNKLPVLVAIQENYKNCDPLQPLV from the exons atgaattttcagaaggcccttgacaaggtgccacacaggaggctgcaTAACAAGTTAAGACCCGgtggttttacaggaaag GTGAAGTCCGACGCGAAGAGTCACATCCACGCCTTAGAGCAGATATTCGTCGCGAAAACGTACCGTGAGCAGGACCAGACCATCATGCTGGGAAAACTTCTGCTGATCAAG GTCGATATTGGAAACCCCAACAACTTCGTCCACATGGAGGTGTTCGTTCCCAGTAACAAACTGCCAGTTCTGGTGGCGATCCAGGAAAACTACAAGAATTGCGATCCGCTGCAACCCTTGGTCTGA
- the LOC140721602 gene encoding cystatin-B-like isoform X2, which produces MAPVWTKEQPATTEVHKVADEVKSDAKSHIHALEQIFVAKTYREQDQTIMLGKLLLIKVDIGNPNNFVHMEVFVPSNKLPVLVAIQENYKNCDPLQPLV; this is translated from the exons atggcaCCAGTGTGGACAAAAGAACAGCCGGCCACGACAGAGGTCCATAAGGTCGCAGATGAG GTGAAGTCCGACGCGAAGAGTCACATCCACGCCTTAGAGCAGATATTCGTCGCGAAAACGTACCGTGAGCAGGACCAGACCATCATGCTGGGAAAACTTCTGCTGATCAAG GTCGATATTGGAAACCCCAACAACTTCGTCCACATGGAGGTGTTCGTTCCCAGTAACAAACTGCCAGTTCTGGTGGCGATCCAGGAAAACTACAAGAATTGCGATCCGCTGCAACCCTTGGTCTGA